In the Elizabethkingia bruuniana genome, CATTGGTAGGCTACTCTGCAATGGGAGGAGCTGTAGGAGCCGGAGGACTGGGGCAAGTTGGATATCAGTATGGTTATATAGGCTATAATGCAACTATCATGAACACAGTATTATTATTACTTATAGCCTTGGTATTCATTATCCAGTTTACAGGTGACAAGCTTTCTAAAAAATTCAATCATAGATAAAATCAAGAGAATGAAAAGATTTACACTTCTAAGTTTAATTACTATAGCTTTATTATTTTTATATTCCTGTACAAACGCTAAAAAAGATAATCCTAATTATATTAAGATAGGCATTGCTTCTGGTCCAGAAAGGGATCTGGCTGAAGCTGCAAAAAAAGAGGCAAAGGAAAAATACAATCTGGATGTAGAGTTGGTTTCTTTCACAGAATATGTACTTCCGAACGAAGCTTTAAATAACGGTGATCTTGATGCCAATGCGTTTCAGCACGTTCCATATCTAACTGAGCAGTCTAAACAACGAGGTTATAAATTGGCTGTTGTAGGGAAAACCTTTGTATTTCCTATTGTAGCGTATTCTAAAAAAATAAAAAACATCGCTGAGCTGCAAAACGGTAGTACTGTTGTTATCCCAAATGATCCAACTAATGGAGGTCGTTCGTTATTACTACTACAAAAAAACGGATTACTAAAACTGAAAGACAACGTTGGGCTACTGCCAAAAGTAACCGATATTACTGAAAACCCAAAACAGTTAAAAATTGTAGAGATAGAAGCACCACAGCTACCAAGAGTATTGGATGATAAGGATGTAACAATAGCCGTAGTCAATAATAATTTTGCAGCACAGGCAGGGCTAGATCCGGATAAAAACGGATTGCTAAAGGAAGATAAAAAATCTGCCTATATGAATGTAATCGTTGCAAGAGAGGATAATAAAAACTCTGAGAAAGTAAAAAACTTTGTAAAAGCATATCAGTCTAAAGCTGTAGAACAAGCCGCTGAAAAAGCATTTAAAGGCGGAGCCATAAAGGGCTGGTAACAACATACTATATCTATAAGCTACTTTTTTGTTTAACCAAAATCAGTTAGTTTATAATATAATGTTTTATTTATTTGGTGAAAGAAAGGTCAGAAGAATTCTTCTGACCTTTCGTATTTTGTACTCGGCTTTACTTCATTTTTATTTCCTGATCTGAAAGTAATTTATTATTAATTACAATATTTTTAAGACTTCCTTCAAATCCACCAATTTTTTGTAATGGAAAAAACAGTGTGTACATCTTTCTTCTCTTTGTTTTGTCCTTATCATTATAAGTTCTCCATTCATTAGTAAGGTCCTGTTGTAGTACTCCGTTGATAAATAATTTCACACCCTCATTGTTTCCTGTAATAGTAGCTTTTGTCCAACTTCCTCTCGGAAATTTGTAATCAAAACTATCATCATAGCCGTCTCTTGAGAATCTTAATTTTCCATTCTTCAGATATAACATTGCATCAGAAGAAGTAAAAACAGGCATTTTTTGATTATTTTCAACCACAGGTTTAATATCAAAGCTAACAGTATAGTTATACCCTATTTCTGGTAAAGAAAATTCAGCATAACTATCTGCTCCTTTAAAGTCTAAATATTCCTCTTTCCCAGCTTTTACCCATTCTGCACAATGCATCCTTACATTTTGCTGTTTTACCATAAGCGGAAAGCTTATTCCTTTCTTATCATATTTACCCCTGATATTAAGAAAAGGGCCTTCGCTAATCAGCCCGGCATTTTGTGAAAAATAATTAAAGTCTGGAGCACTAACAGTACCTCTCCACATTTTTTCTGCTAATACCTGCATGGCAGGGAAGACTCTGTCATGAACATCTTTATCTGTAATACCATTTCCAGCAATATCATTCCATACCGCAAAAGACCCGCCAATAATTGTAGGGTCACCTAATGGAAAAGTGATATTGCCTATCATTCTGGGTTCCCATTTTTTATAAATATTTTCAATATTCAAATAGTCATAATAATAACCTGCTTTTGGTACAATATATAGAATTCCATCTGGCGTGCTAATCTGCTTGTATCCCAATTTTTTCATTTCTATCGGATCTGCATAACCGTTATACCAGGTATTCATTATTATATTCTTACTTCTCACAGGGGTTTTTCCTTTAGCGTGAGTAAGCGCACCCCAGAGTCTTACGTCTTTTCCAAAACTCTGAACATAGCCCATAAAGTGATCGGTAAATTTTCTAAATGCCTCTGCTTCTGTTTTGTCATACTCATCTGTTCCAATATGCACTTCTTTTCCTACAAATACTGGATCTGTCCCTTCTAAATATTCTTTGAATATGTTTTCTACAACTTCATAAGTTTTTGGAAGGTTGATATCCAGATGATCTCTACCATATTTATTACTGCCAATATCCGGAACAGCTTTGGTAATAGCCAGAGAGTGAGCAGGAACATCTATTTCAGGGATAATTCGTACTGCATAATTCTGAGCCATTTTCTGAAATTCTCTGAATTCATTCTTAGTATAAAATTCATTTTTAGTTGCTAGCTCAGGATAAGTTGCATTTTCTAAACGGAATCCTGAATATGTCTTATCCCAATTATTATCAAAGTATATTTTAAAACCATTATCATTTAAATGAATATGAAAATCATTCATTTTATAATAACTCATCAATTTTACATATTTATTTAAAAAATCAAGGCTGAAAAACTTTCTACCCGCATCTAAAACAAAACCTCTGACTTTATATTTTGGATAATCCCTGATCTCACCTTTAGGGAAAATTCTTTCTTTAGGCTGCTGCTCCAATAACTGAAGAAATGTCCTTGTTCCCCAGAAAAGCCCCTGATATTGTAAAGCAAAAATTTCAAAATTATTTTCAATATTACAATAATAACCTTCTTCACCAAGGGATTGATCTTGGTGCTGAAGGCTTAAATAAATATTTCCGGTTCCTTCATTTTTGCCATAAGCTATCTTTGGTTCCAGTCCTGAAAAGTCCTTTATTTCCTTTTGTAACAGACTGGCCAGATTCTTTAATTTTTCTTTATCTCTTGTATCTACAATTATCTTTGCAGTACTGCTTAGTTTAAAATCTCCATTTCTTCCGTACCATTCCCGTAAAGAAGGAATTACAAAAGGTTTATGATTTTTCCCATTATCATTATACCTTCCTGGGATTACTACTTGCCTGTTTATATCAAATTGCTGTAAAGTATCTTTTTCATTACTTAGTACATAATACAAGTTGACTTCTGTCGGGACAAGTGGCTGGATAATATTACCTTTTATATCTATTACAGGAAACGCATCACTACCCATTAATTTCAGTTTATAGCCTTTTGGGGCAACTGGATTTGTGATTCGTAAATCTCCTTTTTTTACTTTAGGAATTTCTCCTGTCTCTTCTGAAATTTTATTTTGTGAGAATAAAGAAACAGAGAAGAGAAATAATAAAACTTTAAAAATTTTTGTTATTCTCATTGTTGCATTTTTTTATTTTAAAATAATGAAAAAATCTGTAAGATAAAAGGTCAGAAGAATTCTTCTGACCTTTCGATTTTTACATTTTAGTAACCTTTACAGGATTTATAGATTTATTAGCAAACTGCTCCAAGTATTTCACCCAACTTTCATTATTGGTAATCGACCCTGCCTTACTCCATACAGCGCCACTGTAAAATGTGAACATCTGATTATTCTTTAGTATAGCCTTTTCCCCTAAATGCTTCAGGGTATTCTGAATCTTTACTTTAGAACCCGGGAAGATTACTGCTGTTCCGACAATACCATCTTTAGATTCTTCCGGCCAGTAAGCAGCAATATGTTTGGTATCGTCAACCGTCTTTTCACCTTTCCCATCCCAGTGTACAAGACCTGCAAACACAGGAAGTGTGGACTGTCCACTAAATGTATATGTAACCTCAACTTTATTAAGTTGAGATCCGGCATC is a window encoding:
- the metQ gene encoding methionine ABC transporter substrate-binding lipoprotein MetQ, with the protein product MKRFTLLSLITIALLFLYSCTNAKKDNPNYIKIGIASGPERDLAEAAKKEAKEKYNLDVELVSFTEYVLPNEALNNGDLDANAFQHVPYLTEQSKQRGYKLAVVGKTFVFPIVAYSKKIKNIAELQNGSTVVIPNDPTNGGRSLLLLQKNGLLKLKDNVGLLPKVTDITENPKQLKIVEIEAPQLPRVLDDKDVTIAVVNNNFAAQAGLDPDKNGLLKEDKKSAYMNVIVAREDNKNSEKVKNFVKAYQSKAVEQAAEKAFKGGAIKGW
- a CDS encoding family 20 glycosylhydrolase: MRITKIFKVLLFLFSVSLFSQNKISEETGEIPKVKKGDLRITNPVAPKGYKLKLMGSDAFPVIDIKGNIIQPLVPTEVNLYYVLSNEKDTLQQFDINRQVVIPGRYNDNGKNHKPFVIPSLREWYGRNGDFKLSSTAKIIVDTRDKEKLKNLASLLQKEIKDFSGLEPKIAYGKNEGTGNIYLSLQHQDQSLGEEGYYCNIENNFEIFALQYQGLFWGTRTFLQLLEQQPKERIFPKGEIRDYPKYKVRGFVLDAGRKFFSLDFLNKYVKLMSYYKMNDFHIHLNDNGFKIYFDNNWDKTYSGFRLENATYPELATKNEFYTKNEFREFQKMAQNYAVRIIPEIDVPAHSLAITKAVPDIGSNKYGRDHLDINLPKTYEVVENIFKEYLEGTDPVFVGKEVHIGTDEYDKTEAEAFRKFTDHFMGYVQSFGKDVRLWGALTHAKGKTPVRSKNIIMNTWYNGYADPIEMKKLGYKQISTPDGILYIVPKAGYYYDYLNIENIYKKWEPRMIGNITFPLGDPTIIGGSFAVWNDIAGNGITDKDVHDRVFPAMQVLAEKMWRGTVSAPDFNYFSQNAGLISEGPFLNIRGKYDKKGISFPLMVKQQNVRMHCAEWVKAGKEEYLDFKGADSYAEFSLPEIGYNYTVSFDIKPVVENNQKMPVFTSSDAMLYLKNGKLRFSRDGYDDSFDYKFPRGSWTKATITGNNEGVKLFINGVLQQDLTNEWRTYNDKDKTKRRKMYTLFFPLQKIGGFEGSLKNIVINNKLLSDQEIKMK